A region from the Aegilops tauschii subsp. strangulata cultivar AL8/78 chromosome 5, Aet v6.0, whole genome shotgun sequence genome encodes:
- the LOC109743226 gene encoding uncharacterized protein: protein MSSAPTVEALGRQPDVPGTAAAAAEAMAKEKKDGVVKEVIRLERESVIPILKPKLVMKLSYLIEQDKDRAEFMKLCRRVEYTVRAWYLLQFEDLMQLYALFDPVSGEKSLEQQSLTRDETETLELNFLTYLFQIMDKSNFKLLSDEENEVAHSGQYLLNLPIKVDESKVDKTLLSRYFKEHPHDNLPAFADKYIVFRRGIGIDQTTDYFFMEKVDVIISRAWRFLLRVTMIEKLFSRKRQLKPKKDTKKTDEVNDEEPADLFVERIRLEKMELSIRNLLRKMTIQEPTFERIIVVYRRASKETKKDRGIFVKHFKNIPMADMELVLPEKKNPSLTPMDWVLFLISAVLGLVTLVGSLEMPKADIWVVTAIVSGLVGYCAKTYFTFQANMVTYQNLITKSMYDKQLDSGKGTLLHLCDDVIQQEVKEVIVSYYILMEQGKATIQDLDSRCEQLIKEEFGVECNFDVVDAVKKLEKLGIVSRDSIGRIICVPLKRANEIIGTTTEEMVMRAQQAPAGS, encoded by the exons ATGTCGTCCGCGCCGACGGTGGAGGCGCTGGGGAGGCAGCCGGACGTGcccgggacggcggcggcggcggcggaggcgatgGCCAAGGAGAAGAAGGATGGGGTGGTGAAGGAGGTGATACGGCTCGAGAGGGAGTCCGTCATCCCCATCCTCAAGCCCAAACTCGTCATGAAGCTCTCCTACCTCATCG AGCAAGATAAAGACCGTGCCGAGTTTATGAAGCTATGCAGGAGGGTGGAGTACACTGTACGTGCTTGGTATCTCCTGCAATTTGAGGATCTAATG CAACTATACGCGCTATTCGATCCTGTTTCTGGTGAGAAGAGTTTGGAGCAGCAGAGCCTGACACGTGATGAAACTGAAACTCTTGAACTCAATTTCTTAACGTACCTTTTCCAG ATAATGGACAAGAGCAACTTCAAGTTGTTGTCTGATGAAGAGAATGAAGTAGCTCATTCTGGTCAGTATCTTCTGAACCTACCGATCAAGGTTGACGAATCGAAG GTCGACAAAACGTTGTTAAGCAGGTACTTTAAAGAGCACCCACATGATAACCTACCAGCATTTGCTGATAAG TATATTGTCTTCCGGCGAGGCATTGGAATCGACCAAACTACCGATTACTTCTTTATGGAGAAAGTTGATGTGATCATATCTCGAGCCTGGAGATTCTTGCTAAGAGTCACAAT GATTGAGAAATTGTTCTCTAGGAAGAGACAATTGAAGCCAAAGAAGGACACAAAGAAGACTGACGAAGTCAATGACGAAGAGCCAGCAGACCTCTTTGTTGAGCGCATACGCCTTGAAAAAATGGAGCTAAG CATAAGGAATCTACTAAGAAAGATGACAATTCAGGAGCCTACATTTGAAAGGATAATCGTGGTATATAG GAGGGCTAGCAAAGAAACTAAGAAAGATCGAGGAATATTTGTAAAGCATTTCAAGAATATTCCAATGGCTGACATGGAGTTAGTTCTG CCAGAGAAGAAGAACCCTAGTCTAACGCCAATGGATTGGGTCTTGTTCCTTATTTCCGCGGTGCTTGGTTTG GTCACTCTAGTAGGTTCTCTAGAAATGCCAAAGGCTGATATATGGGTTGTGACGGCCATAGTTTCTGGTTTGGTTGGATACTGTGCGAAGACCTACTTCAC ATTTCAGGCAAACATGGTGACTTACCAAAATTTAATCACAAAATCGATGTATGACAAGCAGCTTGACAGTGGGAAAGGAACACTTCTACACTTATGTGACGATGTGATCCAGCAAGAA GTTAAAGAGGTCATTGTTTCTTATTACATTCTGATGGAGCAAGGAAAAGCAACTATACAG GACCTCGATTCACGTTGCGAACAGCTTATCAAGGAAGAGTTTGGCGTGGAGTGCAATTTCGACGTCGTTGATGCTGTGAAGAAGCTAGAAAAGCTTGGAATTGTGTCCCGG GACTCAATCGGGAGGATCATATGCGTTCCGCTGAAGCGCGCAAATGAGATCATAGGAACTACGACTGAGGAAATGGTGATGCGTGcccagcaagcaccggctggttCTTAG